A portion of the Mesoplasma entomophilum genome contains these proteins:
- the rsmH gene encoding 16S rRNA (cytosine(1402)-N(4))-methyltransferase RsmH has translation MEKHIPVLLKESIDYLNINENGTYVDCTLGRAGHSSEILKRLSKGKLFSIDQDETAINEGTEKLKQISDNFKILEGNFVNISAMLAMQGVFKVDGILYDLGVSSPQFDVAERGFSYRFDGPLDMRMDRTNNNLTAHEIVNNYSQDELEQILWNYGDEKFARSIVKNIIASRPINTTFELVAVIKKSLPAKILKQQKHPAKKTFQALRIRVNNEMETLESSLEQSLNLLNSKGRIVVITFHSLEEKVVKNIFKKYTLDEQQFYLSNLPYEVESSKDFKLLFKKPLKPTNTEIENNNRSHSAKLWVIEKK, from the coding sequence ATGGAAAAACATATACCAGTATTATTAAAAGAATCAATTGATTACTTAAACATAAATGAAAATGGAACTTATGTTGACTGCACTCTTGGTAGAGCAGGGCATTCAAGTGAAATATTAAAAAGATTAAGTAAGGGTAAATTATTTTCAATTGACCAAGATGAAACAGCTATTAACGAAGGAACTGAAAAACTTAAACAAATTAGTGATAATTTCAAAATCTTAGAAGGAAACTTTGTTAATATTTCAGCAATGTTAGCAATGCAAGGAGTATTCAAAGTTGATGGAATCCTTTACGACTTAGGAGTTTCTTCACCACAATTTGATGTGGCAGAAAGAGGATTCAGTTATAGATTTGATGGTCCACTTGACATGAGAATGGATAGAACCAACAATAATTTAACAGCTCATGAAATAGTAAATAATTATAGTCAAGATGAACTTGAACAAATATTGTGAAACTATGGAGATGAAAAGTTTGCTAGATCAATTGTTAAAAACATAATTGCTTCAAGACCAATTAATACAACTTTTGAATTAGTAGCAGTAATTAAAAAATCCTTGCCTGCAAAAATTTTGAAACAACAAAAACACCCAGCTAAAAAAACTTTTCAAGCTTTAAGAATAAGAGTTAACAATGAAATGGAAACTTTAGAAAGTTCATTAGAGCAAAGTTTAAACTTATTAAATTCAAAAGGAAGAATAGTAGTTATTACTTTCCATTCGTTAGAAGAAAAAGTAGTTAAAAATATATTTAAGAAGTATACACTTGATGAGCAACAATTTTATTTAAGCAATTTACCTTATGAAGTTGAATCGTCAAAAGACTTTAAATTACTTTTCAAGAAACCATTAAAACCTACAAACACAGAAATTGAAAATAATAACAGAAGCCATAGTGCAAAACTATGAGTTATAGAGAAAAAATAA
- the mraZ gene encoding division/cell wall cluster transcriptional repressor MraZ, translating into MGESGMLFFGTYDHNLDDKQRLTIPSKMRNKILNSTVYVSKGFEGSLEMRTEEEFEKWSSQILNLSSFNKETRMLTREIIGNTHEVEIDKMGRIKIPNNLLKLANIEKSVYILGMGDRVEIWDQNSYDNYQNENSDKMEEIAETIYQGLNK; encoded by the coding sequence ATGGGGGAAAGTGGTATGTTATTCTTTGGAACATATGATCATAATCTGGATGATAAGCAAAGACTTACCATTCCTTCAAAAATGAGAAACAAGATTTTAAACTCAACAGTTTATGTTTCTAAAGGTTTCGAAGGAAGCCTTGAAATGAGAACTGAAGAAGAATTTGAAAAATGAAGCTCTCAAATCTTAAATCTTTCTTCTTTTAATAAAGAAACAAGAATGTTAACCCGTGAAATTATTGGTAATACTCATGAAGTCGAGATTGATAAGATGGGGAGAATTAAAATCCCAAACAACTTATTAAAATTAGCCAACATTGAAAAAAGTGTTTACATTCTTGGGATGGGTGACAGAGTTGAAATATGAGATCAAAACTCATATGACAATTATCAAAATGAAAATAGTGACAAAATGGAAGAAATTGCTGAAACAATTTATCAAGGTTTAAATAAATAA
- the rpmF gene encoding 50S ribosomal protein L32, which yields MAVPFRKTSKSAKNKRRSHLALVASNLVSCENCGSMIKPHRVCRECGFYKGKEVKSVQD from the coding sequence ATGGCTGTACCATTTAGAAAGACAAGTAAATCTGCTAAAAATAAAAGAAGAAGTCATTTAGCTTTAGTAGCTTCTAATTTAGTTTCATGCGAAAACTGTGGGTCAATGATTAAACCACACAGAGTTTGTAGAGAATGTGGATTCTATAAAGGAAAAGAAGTTAAATCTGTTCAAGATTAA
- a CDS encoding YceD family protein: MLKLDNMMNRQYFEKNAHTELTEIISDLEAIKLNNVLVKKVKYLDYDIDVDWVDSIETVNVNGVINFTLDAIDSRTGEEFEYTDSIDWNDEYSFSNSINDHANIIVGEEFDIKNYVIEQININLPFNLSNNSDIIKKTGFGWTIMSEDEFYQSEQNKVDQRWDKLNEFKKK, from the coding sequence ATGTTAAAGTTAGATAATATGATGAATAGACAATATTTTGAAAAAAATGCGCATACGGAATTAACTGAAATAATTAGTGATTTAGAAGCTATTAAGCTTAATAATGTGCTAGTTAAAAAAGTTAAGTATTTAGATTATGATATTGATGTTGATTGAGTTGACTCAATTGAAACGGTAAACGTTAATGGTGTGATTAATTTTACACTTGATGCGATCGATTCTAGAACTGGTGAGGAATTTGAATATACAGATTCAATTGATTGAAATGATGAATATTCATTTTCAAATTCTATAAATGATCATGCTAACATTATAGTTGGTGAAGAATTTGATATAAAAAACTATGTAATCGAACAAATAAATATAAATTTACCTTTCAATTTATCAAATAATAGTGATATAATAAAAAAGACTGGATTTGGTTGGACAATTATGTCTGAAGATGAGTTTTATCAAAGTGAACAAAACAAAGTTGATCAGAGATGAGATAAATTAAATGAGTTCAAAAAAAAATAA
- the pheT gene encoding phenylalanine--tRNA ligase subunit beta, translating into MIITRKWLEKYLDLSNITNEQISVCLNSLGFEVEQEIDYAKLNTKLVIGHIEEVDPIEGTKLNKTKTRIGENKYVTILSTSRNIEEDKFAIVALPGAKLANGLELENREILGITSEGMFCGFNEIGLPNSVLTEAEQVEVYYIDSIFKNMDEMVGKEISEVLNYDDYTFEVDLTLNRSDALAAKQLVKEIANYFDLQINHSEHKIKYEKSSESINIEVNKKVEEAVNTVSHTFIGLKNTNTPFDSSHDVWLKHSNVKSTENKFENIANMATLISGQPFILIDAEKVNGELTLTKQIIDEKELVVLKSNKDIVNILGLKTEEKFKVTESTNTMLVVMLNLDQITMRKQQKNLNISNVDTQRYAKPLNPNLYDQGIEELVTILNEYKMIEDVQKVVTTIQKQNYDNVYSITLEKVKDILGIEITIDEIISLFRTLDIDISVKKSELTFTIDKNRTDIYGKNDLCEEIARLYGYDNIIEQPLEYVSFKKTKNLDKKLKDKLSDYLVGAGFNNIKTYSLTDIESNKTWNLFKVKDPVVLMSPLSSQRETFRNNLSKSMIETIIFNANNGNKSVKFFEMADIFALNGFRQSNLCFGVSGEAISDSLNQVHIKSNYAYISSVLMSILDLYRINTSNITFEVNEKVIDEIHPYINAVIKHKNKKVGFIYKLNPAFESANKIHPTFICEVNLNLLLEIADKVHVTNEVSKFQQSTRDISFELKNEVSFDSIVKAMLKDLNYLTNYKVIDKYSDDEMNKQNISSLTVKLTFNSLDHQLTEKEINDDFERILSNLKKLNVKVR; encoded by the coding sequence ATGATTATTACAAGAAAATGATTAGAAAAATATTTAGATCTTTCTAATATAACAAATGAACAAATTTCAGTATGTCTAAACTCTTTAGGATTTGAAGTAGAACAAGAAATTGATTATGCAAAATTAAATACAAAATTAGTTATTGGTCATATTGAAGAAGTTGATCCAATTGAAGGAACAAAATTAAACAAAACTAAAACTCGTATTGGTGAAAATAAATATGTAACAATTTTATCAACATCAAGAAATATTGAAGAAGATAAATTTGCAATTGTAGCTTTACCAGGTGCTAAATTGGCTAATGGACTTGAATTGGAAAATAGAGAAATTTTAGGTATTACATCTGAAGGTATGTTCTGTGGTTTCAATGAAATTGGATTACCTAACTCAGTTCTAACTGAGGCTGAACAAGTAGAAGTCTACTACATTGATTCAATCTTTAAAAACATGGATGAAATGGTTGGAAAAGAAATCAGTGAAGTATTGAACTATGATGACTACACATTTGAAGTAGACTTAACTTTAAATAGAAGCGATGCATTAGCTGCAAAACAATTAGTTAAAGAAATTGCGAATTACTTTGATTTACAAATTAATCATTCAGAACACAAAATTAAATATGAAAAATCATCTGAATCAATTAACATTGAAGTAAATAAAAAAGTTGAAGAAGCAGTGAATACTGTGTCACATACTTTTATTGGTTTAAAAAATACAAATACGCCTTTTGATTCATCACATGATGTTTGACTAAAGCATTCTAACGTTAAATCAACAGAAAATAAATTTGAAAACATCGCTAACATGGCGACTTTAATTTCAGGTCAACCATTTATTTTAATTGATGCTGAAAAAGTTAATGGAGAATTAACTTTGACAAAACAAATTATTGATGAAAAGGAATTAGTAGTTTTAAAATCAAATAAGGATATTGTAAATATTTTAGGATTAAAAACTGAAGAAAAATTTAAAGTCACAGAAAGCACAAATACAATGTTAGTTGTTATGCTAAATCTTGATCAAATCACAATGCGTAAACAGCAAAAAAACTTAAACATAAGTAATGTTGACACACAAAGATATGCTAAGCCCTTAAATCCAAATCTTTATGATCAAGGGATTGAAGAATTAGTTACAATCTTAAATGAATATAAGATGATTGAAGATGTGCAAAAAGTAGTAACAACTATTCAAAAACAAAACTATGATAATGTTTACTCAATAACTTTAGAAAAAGTTAAAGATATTCTTGGTATTGAAATAACAATTGATGAAATTATAAGTTTATTTAGAACATTAGATATTGATATATCTGTTAAGAAATCAGAATTAACATTTACTATTGATAAAAACAGAACAGACATATATGGTAAAAATGATCTTTGTGAAGAAATAGCTAGATTATATGGTTATGACAACATCATCGAACAACCATTAGAATATGTAAGTTTCAAGAAAACTAAAAACTTAGATAAAAAACTTAAAGATAAATTAAGCGATTATTTAGTTGGTGCAGGATTTAATAACATTAAAACTTATTCATTAACTGATATTGAATCAAATAAAACTTGAAACCTATTCAAAGTTAAAGATCCAGTTGTTTTAATGAGTCCTTTATCAAGTCAACGTGAAACATTTAGAAACAATTTATCAAAATCAATGATTGAAACAATTATTTTTAATGCTAATAATGGTAATAAATCAGTTAAATTTTTTGAAATGGCGGATATATTTGCATTGAATGGATTTAGACAATCTAACTTATGTTTTGGTGTATCAGGTGAAGCAATCTCTGATTCTTTAAATCAAGTACATATTAAATCAAATTATGCTTATATAAGCTCAGTATTAATGAGTATCTTAGATTTATACAGAATTAACACTTCTAATATAACATTTGAAGTGAATGAAAAAGTAATTGATGAAATTCACCCATACATTAATGCTGTTATCAAACATAAAAATAAAAAAGTTGGATTTATTTATAAATTAAACCCAGCATTTGAATCTGCTAATAAAATTCACCCAACATTCATTTGCGAAGTAAACTTAAACTTATTATTAGAAATAGCAGATAAAGTACATGTAACTAATGAGGTTTCAAAATTCCAACAATCAACAAGAGATATTTCTTTTGAATTGAAAAATGAAGTTTCATTTGATTCAATTGTTAAGGCAATGTTAAAAGATTTAAATTACTTAACTAATTACAAAGTAATAGACAAATATTCTGATGATGAAATGAATAAACAAAATATTTCATCTTTAACTGTTAAATTAACATTTAATAGTTTAGATCACCAATTAACTGAAAAAGAAATTAATGATGATTTTGAAAGAATATTAAGTAATTTAAAAAAACTTAATGTTAAAGTTAGATAA
- the pheS gene encoding phenylalanine--tRNA ligase subunit alpha: MIKKINKIKEQFVSDLNKVKTVDDAEKLKKSLLGKESELSVILKSLKDSDAENKQAIGIASHELRTFITSTIDEFIARVKKEELDAKLASEKIDVSLTGSLAQFGTKHPLNIVVEEITQIFTEIGFDVLNGNDVESDEYCFQKLNLPVGHPARDMQDTFYINEETVLSTHCTHMTARVLTQMAEDKNFEGNYACVAIGNVYRRDDDDATHSHQFMQLDLLCIGKKITFANLKWVLKYMCKRLFGEEVNIRLRPSLFPFTEPSVEVDVSCFKCAGQGCSICKYSGWIEILGSGIINEQVMLLNGMDPEKNTALAFGAGIERIAMLKFGISNIRNLYENNVKFLEQFKFYGE, translated from the coding sequence ATGATAAAAAAAATTAATAAGATTAAAGAGCAATTCGTATCTGATTTAAACAAAGTTAAGACAGTCGATGATGCTGAAAAATTAAAAAAATCTTTATTAGGTAAAGAATCAGAATTAAGTGTGATTTTAAAATCTTTAAAAGATTCAGATGCTGAGAATAAACAAGCAATTGGTATTGCAAGTCATGAGTTAAGAACATTCATTACTTCAACTATTGATGAGTTTATAGCAAGAGTCAAAAAAGAAGAACTTGATGCAAAATTAGCAAGTGAAAAAATTGATGTTTCACTTACAGGGTCATTAGCGCAATTTGGTACTAAACATCCTCTTAATATTGTTGTTGAAGAAATTACTCAAATCTTTACTGAAATTGGATTTGATGTTTTAAATGGAAATGATGTTGAAAGTGATGAATATTGTTTCCAAAAATTAAACTTACCAGTTGGTCACCCAGCTAGAGATATGCAAGACACTTTCTACATTAATGAAGAAACAGTTTTAAGTACTCACTGTACACACATGACTGCCAGAGTTTTAACTCAAATGGCAGAAGATAAAAACTTTGAAGGCAATTACGCTTGTGTTGCTATTGGTAATGTTTATAGAAGAGACGACGATGATGCAACACACTCACACCAATTTATGCAATTAGACTTACTATGTATTGGTAAAAAAATTACTTTTGCTAATTTGAAATGAGTATTAAAATACATGTGTAAAAGATTATTTGGTGAAGAAGTTAATATCAGATTAAGACCAAGTCTTTTTCCATTTACTGAACCTAGTGTAGAAGTTGATGTAAGTTGTTTCAAATGTGCTGGTCAAGGTTGTTCAATATGCAAATATTCAGGGTGAATTGAAATTTTAGGATCAGGAATTATTAATGAACAAGTAATGTTGTTAAATGGAATGGATCCAGAAAAAAATACTGCTTTAGCATTTGGAGCTGGTATTGAAAGAATAGCAATGCTTAAATTTGGAATTTCAAACATTAGAAACTTATATGAAAACAATGTTAAGTTTTTAGAACAATTTAAATTTTATGGGGAGTAG
- a CDS encoding FtsX-like permease family protein, protein MNKIMKSYLKTFFKNWLSTLFMIIFIVTLAASVIGMLATPLQIYSKMQSAQKQNIAYNTNYSSRKNEISYSEDFVVNYSKKYLDENFISLLDEKIKQELGVSSTSSADEKNELLTLLVNNALKNYRSGANLSAIELDVKDSNINPKQILNLHIQKSLKEAYYELNNFLQDDDKTKLIPELSSILFSAFYRVYSFASMNGISIELNLLPINEIKTIEDLKKMITALMENIEKSFEAWKPQTIKISAYTIFDDKYSEILASSKYQHDDRIFLFDQILNSNSNKELYKLNINKNFAFSNSNSLPTESKKTFEIKNDSGEEFNNIIFDKKAKNSKRADKWRLGQMPEVVISSAYATKNKINVGDEIEIPSQQISNTAFSKILDSFNFAPKEGFFNSENLKVKVVGIGQTFDDFVPGPNYSSFSQTMENYGFLYFNQSFINEFRNYSWNFLTSSSNYGLEVKIKNAASAPETPYNLFTLNKDGEEIKILSNLETSLIPWKETSLATSLDNLKIRIIINLVLGIIILVLSFVFINFQLKKEMNETRKQLGIFKSFGYKTSELSWIFSIKTGLIFLISLIIGFFISIPIQLFAAQAFDNTITISFSRIYTSPMFLFSLFIIIPGLFLLISYITTIFYIKEPVLSLMSNGKKVKTNIKQPFIFRKIFTGQATFNWRLRRAFVKTSKGKFYTVQILFAAASFTYILLFGAQTLMTKMLNQTFAVYNEKIDHMFQWGNSNPQVDIKDANGKYVYKKTSKENVNYKYSDYSAFDNTNDYLKSIEAENDIRFKVDAVIQMTNNYFMSLKTISEKVEFMLPKDEMLYILETSKIKTEPINVNEEGKKLNFISTILNYDLNSQDANYIKAVEEVKQTGETKEKININSNLKNENSLTIGNMNSEQAKNIFSKDLAYIYSLKTAQIDLTYSVLPELMGKTNGEKIGIKDFATKVTSENFNKAYKKLQESNLVNKVNILSDQQIKVSENWLLTQFIDIFDDEFKGLVNILVQSNFANMSTTSSNVFKTVQLTDYANYDNYDYMMNINEIMFDKENEVLFNTVMLSQEGTYDDLDVSARLVNTQSNDYGNFEQAFNFADISAEQMNRFKNSEKENAGTDIINGIIPYSMAKTYNYKVNDIIELETKTTVKQKVRIRIVGINKNESIKMLVNTIWLSNEHFKNMYYSENLKQIPMYSNLYSKNKMLDIDLKNKDMTKMLMSLKVIEQNFTIQVKANKAIMADILKPIFKTTQTMYQNEKPDSKSIINPYILGISKMSVTSSFVINTLVINKATEIVNQIMLVFVLLTTILLAIILVVIIGIIVEEAKIIILTLQALGYKDKEINWVVMGSYAIGALVSFIIAYVGSVIFWKILLNWIAGKFSVYIFMSVDLRTILITLGVISVVLLFGWYASNKQVKRNPLTQITSLA, encoded by the coding sequence ATGAATAAAATAATGAAAAGTTATTTAAAGACTTTTTTTAAAAACTGATTATCAACTTTATTCATGATAATTTTTATTGTCACTTTAGCTGCATCAGTTATTGGAATGCTTGCTACACCTCTACAAATCTATTCAAAAATGCAATCAGCTCAAAAGCAAAATATTGCATATAATACCAATTATTCTTCAAGAAAAAATGAAATTTCATATAGTGAAGATTTTGTTGTTAATTATAGTAAAAAATATCTAGATGAAAACTTTATAAGTCTTTTGGATGAAAAAATCAAACAAGAACTAGGAGTTTCATCAACTTCATCTGCTGATGAAAAAAATGAACTTTTAACTTTATTAGTAAATAATGCTTTAAAAAATTATCGAAGCGGTGCTAATTTGTCTGCTATTGAATTAGATGTTAAAGATTCAAATATTAATCCAAAACAAATTTTGAATTTGCATATTCAAAAAAGTTTGAAAGAAGCTTACTATGAATTAAATAATTTTTTACAAGATGATGATAAAACAAAACTTATTCCTGAATTATCATCAATTCTTTTTTCAGCATTTTATAGAGTTTATTCTTTTGCTTCTATGAATGGTATCAGTATTGAATTAAATTTACTACCGATTAATGAAATTAAAACAATTGAAGATTTAAAAAAAATGATAACTGCTTTAATGGAAAATATTGAAAAATCATTCGAAGCATGAAAACCTCAAACAATTAAAATTTCAGCTTATACAATTTTTGATGATAAATATTCTGAAATTTTAGCTTCAAGTAAATATCAACATGATGATCGAATATTTTTATTTGATCAAATACTAAATTCAAATTCAAATAAGGAATTGTATAAACTAAATATAAATAAAAACTTTGCATTTTCAAATTCAAATTCACTACCTACTGAATCTAAAAAAACATTTGAAATAAAGAATGATTCTGGAGAAGAATTTAATAATATTATTTTTGATAAAAAAGCTAAGAATTCAAAAAGAGCTGATAAATGAAGATTAGGTCAGATGCCTGAAGTAGTAATTTCGTCAGCTTATGCAACAAAAAATAAGATTAATGTTGGTGATGAAATTGAAATACCTTCTCAACAAATATCAAATACAGCATTTTCAAAAATATTAGATTCATTTAACTTTGCTCCAAAAGAAGGATTCTTCAATAGTGAAAATTTAAAAGTTAAAGTTGTTGGAATTGGTCAAACTTTTGATGATTTTGTTCCTGGTCCTAATTACTCTTCATTTTCTCAAACAATGGAAAATTATGGTTTCTTGTATTTTAATCAATCATTTATTAATGAGTTCAGAAATTATTCTTGAAATTTTTTAACTAGTAGTTCAAACTATGGTTTGGAAGTAAAAATCAAAAACGCAGCGTCAGCGCCTGAGACACCATACAACTTATTTACACTTAATAAAGATGGTGAAGAAATAAAAATACTATCAAATCTTGAAACAAGTTTAATACCATGAAAAGAAACAAGTTTAGCAACATCATTGGACAATTTAAAGATAAGAATTATCATTAACCTTGTTTTAGGAATTATTATTTTAGTACTATCATTTGTATTTATCAATTTCCAATTGAAAAAAGAAATGAATGAGACAAGAAAACAACTTGGTATATTTAAATCATTTGGATACAAAACAAGCGAATTAAGTTGAATTTTCTCAATAAAAACTGGTTTAATATTTTTAATAAGTTTAATAATAGGATTTTTTATATCAATACCAATTCAATTATTTGCAGCTCAAGCTTTTGATAATACTATAACAATAAGTTTTAGTAGAATATATACTAGTCCGATGTTTTTATTTAGTTTATTTATTATTATTCCAGGTTTATTTTTATTAATAAGTTACATAACAACAATCTTCTATATCAAAGAACCTGTATTGTCATTAATGTCTAATGGTAAAAAAGTTAAAACAAATATTAAGCAGCCTTTTATATTTAGAAAAATATTTACAGGGCAAGCAACTTTTAATTGAAGATTAAGAAGAGCTTTTGTTAAAACTTCAAAAGGAAAATTTTACACAGTACAAATATTATTTGCTGCAGCATCATTTACATACATATTATTATTTGGTGCACAAACACTTATGACAAAAATGTTAAATCAAACTTTTGCTGTTTACAATGAAAAAATTGATCATATGTTCCAGTGAGGAAATTCAAATCCTCAAGTTGATATTAAAGATGCAAATGGTAAGTATGTTTATAAAAAAACTTCTAAGGAAAATGTTAATTACAAATATAGCGATTATTCTGCTTTTGATAATACAAATGATTATTTAAAAAGTATTGAAGCAGAAAATGATATCAGATTTAAAGTTGATGCTGTTATTCAAATGACAAATAATTATTTTATGTCATTAAAAACAATTTCTGAAAAAGTAGAATTCATGTTGCCAAAAGATGAAATGCTTTATATTCTAGAAACTTCTAAAATTAAAACTGAACCGATTAATGTAAATGAAGAAGGTAAAAAATTAAACTTTATATCAACTATTTTAAACTACGATTTAAATTCACAAGATGCTAATTATATAAAAGCTGTAGAAGAAGTTAAACAAACAGGTGAAACTAAAGAAAAAATTAATATTAATAGTAATCTTAAAAATGAAAATTCATTGACAATTGGAAATATGAATTCAGAGCAAGCAAAAAATATTTTTAGTAAAGACTTGGCATATATTTATTCATTAAAAACTGCTCAAATTGACTTAACTTATTCTGTATTACCAGAACTAATGGGGAAAACCAATGGAGAAAAAATAGGGATTAAAGATTTTGCAACTAAAGTAACTAGTGAAAACTTTAATAAAGCTTATAAAAAATTGCAAGAAAGCAACTTGGTTAATAAAGTAAATATACTAAGCGATCAACAAATTAAAGTTTCTGAAAATTGATTACTAACTCAATTTATTGATATATTTGATGATGAATTTAAAGGTTTAGTTAATATTTTAGTTCAGTCTAATTTCGCAAATATGTCTACAACTTCATCAAATGTATTTAAAACAGTTCAATTAACTGATTATGCTAACTATGACAACTATGATTACATGATGAATATAAATGAAATTATGTTTGATAAAGAAAATGAAGTTTTATTCAACACTGTTATGCTATCTCAAGAAGGAACTTATGATGATCTTGATGTTAGTGCTAGATTAGTAAATACGCAAAGCAATGACTATGGAAATTTTGAACAAGCATTCAATTTTGCTGATATTAGCGCAGAGCAAATGAATAGATTTAAAAATTCTGAAAAAGAAAATGCGGGAACAGACATAATTAATGGAATTATTCCTTATAGTATGGCTAAAACATATAATTATAAAGTTAATGACATTATTGAGTTAGAAACAAAAACAACTGTAAAACAAAAAGTACGTATTAGAATAGTCGGAATAAACAAAAATGAAAGTATTAAAATGCTTGTGAATACTATTTGACTAAGCAATGAACATTTTAAAAATATGTATTATTCAGAAAACTTAAAACAAATTCCAATGTATTCAAACTTATATTCAAAAAATAAAATGTTGGACATTGATTTAAAAAACAAAGACATGACTAAAATGTTAATGTCACTAAAAGTTATTGAACAAAACTTTACAATTCAAGTTAAAGCAAATAAAGCCATTATGGCAGATATCTTAAAACCTATTTTTAAAACAACACAAACAATGTATCAAAATGAAAAACCAGATAGTAAATCAATTATTAATCCCTATATTTTGGGAATAAGCAAAATGAGTGTAACTAGTTCTTTTGTTATTAATACATTAGTTATAAACAAAGCAACTGAAATTGTTAATCAAATCATGTTAGTGTTCGTATTACTAACAACAATTTTATTGGCTATTATTCTTGTTGTTATTATTGGAATTATAGTGGAAGAAGCAAAAATAATAATCTTAACTTTACAAGCATTAGGATATAAAGATAAAGAAATTAACTGAGTAGTAATGGGGAGTTATGCAATTGGTGCATTAGTTTCATTTATTATTGCATATGTTGGATCTGTCATATTTTGAAAAATTTTATTAAATTGAATAGCTGGTAAGTTTAGCGTTTATATTTTTATGAGTGTTGATTTAAGAACTATATTGATCACTTTAGGAGTTATTTCAGTAGTATTATTGTTTGGATGATATGCATCAAATAAACAAGTTAAAAGAAATCCTTTAACTCAAATAACAAGTTTAGCTTAG